One region of Bacillus zhangzhouensis genomic DNA includes:
- the recF gene encoding DNA replication/repair protein RecF has product MYIQSLALTSYRNYEHTELQFDNKVNVMIGENAQGKTNLMEAIYVLSMAKSHRTSNDKELIRWDKDYAKIEGRVIKKNGPLPMQLVISKKGKKGKVNHIEQQKLSHYVGALNTIMFAPEDLSLVKGSPQIRRRFLDMEIGQVSAVYLHDLSLYQKILSQRNHYLKQLQTRKQTDQAILEILTEQLIDAAAKVVKRRLTFTKQLEKWAQPLHLGISRELETLTLQYQTAIEVSEASDLSKIKNSYEESFQKLREREIDRGVTLWGPHRDDLLFFVNGRDVQTYGSQGQQRTTALSLKLAEIDLIHEEIGEYPILLLDDVLSELDDYRQSHLLHTIQGRVQTFVTTTSVEGIDHATLKEAEIFRVASGKVID; this is encoded by the coding sequence ATGTACATTCAAAGTCTGGCGTTAACTTCATACCGAAACTATGAACACACCGAGCTCCAATTCGACAATAAGGTGAATGTCATGATCGGTGAGAATGCCCAAGGTAAAACAAACTTGATGGAAGCGATCTATGTATTGTCGATGGCAAAGTCTCATCGTACGTCAAATGATAAAGAACTTATCCGATGGGACAAAGACTATGCTAAAATAGAAGGAAGAGTCATTAAAAAAAATGGTCCACTTCCCATGCAGCTCGTGATCTCAAAAAAAGGGAAAAAGGGCAAGGTCAATCACATTGAACAACAGAAGCTCAGTCATTATGTTGGTGCGTTAAACACCATCATGTTTGCGCCAGAGGACTTAAGTCTTGTGAAGGGCAGCCCGCAAATCCGCAGAAGATTCCTCGACATGGAGATTGGACAAGTTTCTGCTGTCTATTTGCATGATTTATCGCTCTATCAAAAAATCCTCTCTCAGCGGAATCATTACTTAAAACAATTGCAGACAAGAAAGCAAACGGATCAAGCGATACTGGAGATTTTAACAGAGCAGTTGATTGATGCAGCAGCGAAAGTTGTCAAAAGACGACTGACTTTTACGAAACAGCTCGAAAAATGGGCGCAGCCGCTGCATTTGGGGATTTCTAGAGAGCTAGAAACACTCACGCTCCAATACCAGACGGCAATAGAGGTATCAGAAGCGTCAGACTTGTCGAAAATAAAGAATAGCTATGAAGAATCGTTTCAGAAACTAAGAGAGAGAGAAATAGACCGAGGGGTGACACTGTGGGGACCTCATAGAGATGACCTGCTTTTCTTTGTAAATGGTCGGGATGTTCAGACATATGGCTCTCAAGGGCAGCAAAGAACAACAGCTCTTTCACTAAAGCTGGCAGAAATTGACCTGATACATGAAGAAATCGGAGAATATCCCATTCTTCTACTTGATGATGTTTTATCTGAACTTGATGATTACAGACAGTCTCATTTGCTCCATACCATTCAGGGACGTGTACAGACTTTCGTCACCACAACAAGTGTTGAAGGCATCGATCACGCCACCCTGAAAGAAGCGGAAATTTTCAGAGTAGCCAGTGGGAAAGTAATTGACTGA
- the gyrA gene encoding DNA gyrase subunit A, with protein sequence MSEQHTPNVREVNISHEMRTSFLDYAMSVIVSRALPDVRDGLKPVHRRILYAMNDLGMTSDKPFKKSARIVGEVIGKYHPHGDSAVYEAMVRMAQDFNYRNMLVEGHGNFGSVDGDGAAAMRYTEARLSKISMEILRDITKDTIDYQDNYDGSEREPIVMPARFPNLLVNGATGIAVGMATNIPPHQLGEVIDGVLAVSQNPEMTTQELMEIIPGPDFPTAGQIIGRSGIRKAYETGRGSITLRAKSIIEETSSGKQRIVINEIPYQVNKARLIEKIADLVRDKKIDGITDLRDESDRNGMRIVIELRRDANAHVLLNNLYKQTTLQTSFGINLLALVDGQPKVLTLKQCLEYYLEHQKVIIRRRTAYELRKAEARAHILEGLRIALDHLDEVISLIRSSQTAEIARNGLIENYSLSEKQAQAILDMRLQRLTGLEREKIEEEYKGLVGLIAELKAILADNEKVLEIIREELTEIKERFNDTRRTEIVTAGIETIEDEDLIPVENIVITLTHNGYIKRLPASTYRSQKRGGKGVQGMGTNEDDFVEQLISTSTHDTILFFSNKGKVYRAKGYEIPEFGRTAKGIPIINLLEVEKGEWINAIIPVSEFDEDSYLFFTTRHGVSKRTSLSQFANIRNNGLIALSLRDEDELMAVRLTNGEKQIIIGTKKGMLIRFDETDVREMGRTAAGVKGITLSEDDMVVGMEILEPGANVLIVTEKGYGKLTPEKEYRVQSRGGKGLKTCKITDNNGPLVAVKATNAEAEEDLMIITGSGVIIRMAVSDISTTGRVTQGVRLIRLGDDEHVATVALVEKSQENDEENVETIESDHEQSE encoded by the coding sequence GTGAGTGAACAACATACACCAAATGTACGCGAAGTAAATATTAGTCATGAGATGCGTACGTCCTTTTTAGATTATGCAATGAGTGTTATTGTTTCGCGTGCATTACCAGATGTGCGAGATGGATTGAAGCCCGTGCATCGGAGAATTTTATATGCGATGAATGACCTAGGTATGACAAGTGATAAACCATTTAAGAAATCTGCACGTATCGTTGGGGAAGTTATTGGTAAGTACCACCCTCACGGTGACAGCGCTGTATACGAAGCGATGGTTCGTATGGCGCAAGACTTCAACTATCGAAATATGCTAGTTGAAGGACACGGGAACTTTGGTTCTGTTGATGGAGACGGTGCAGCGGCAATGCGTTATACTGAGGCTCGTCTATCTAAAATTTCAATGGAAATCCTGCGTGATATCACTAAGGATACGATTGATTATCAAGATAACTACGATGGCAGTGAGAGAGAACCAATCGTCATGCCTGCTCGTTTCCCGAACTTATTAGTCAACGGGGCAACGGGTATCGCTGTAGGGATGGCAACAAACATTCCGCCACACCAACTAGGCGAGGTCATTGATGGGGTATTAGCGGTTAGTCAAAATCCAGAAATGACAACACAAGAATTAATGGAGATCATTCCTGGTCCAGACTTCCCAACTGCGGGACAAATCATCGGCCGAAGCGGAATTCGCAAGGCATACGAAACGGGCCGAGGCTCTATTACTTTACGTGCAAAATCTATCATTGAAGAAACATCCAGCGGTAAGCAGCGGATTGTTATCAATGAAATTCCGTATCAGGTCAACAAAGCCCGTTTGATCGAAAAAATTGCTGATCTTGTGCGCGATAAAAAGATCGATGGCATTACAGATCTGCGCGACGAATCTGATCGTAATGGAATGCGGATTGTGATTGAACTGCGAAGAGACGCGAACGCCCACGTTCTATTAAACAATCTTTATAAACAAACGACACTTCAAACGTCGTTTGGGATCAACTTATTGGCACTAGTTGATGGACAGCCGAAAGTCTTGACCCTCAAACAATGTCTTGAATATTATCTAGAGCATCAAAAAGTGATTATTCGCAGAAGAACAGCATATGAACTTCGTAAAGCTGAAGCAAGAGCTCATATTCTAGAAGGTTTAAGAATCGCTCTTGACCACTTAGATGAAGTCATTTCATTAATTAGAAGCTCTCAAACTGCTGAAATCGCGAGAAATGGCTTAATTGAGAACTATAGCTTGTCTGAAAAACAAGCACAGGCCATTCTTGATATGCGTCTTCAGCGCTTAACTGGTTTGGAAAGAGAAAAGATAGAAGAAGAATACAAAGGGCTTGTTGGTTTGATTGCCGAGTTGAAAGCCATTTTAGCAGACAATGAGAAAGTTCTTGAAATCATTAGAGAAGAATTAACAGAAATCAAAGAACGTTTTAATGATACGCGCCGTACTGAAATTGTGACTGCGGGTATTGAAACAATTGAAGACGAAGATTTGATTCCTGTTGAGAATATCGTGATTACGCTGACTCATAATGGTTATATCAAGCGTCTGCCTGCATCAACATACCGCAGTCAAAAAAGAGGCGGTAAAGGTGTTCAGGGCATGGGAACCAATGAGGATGATTTCGTAGAACAACTGATTTCAACATCTACCCATGATACGATCCTCTTCTTCTCTAATAAAGGGAAGGTCTATCGTGCGAAGGGATATGAGATTCCTGAATTCGGACGGACAGCGAAAGGGATTCCGATTATTAACCTGCTTGAAGTAGAAAAGGGAGAGTGGATTAATGCCATTATTCCAGTAAGCGAATTTGATGAAGATTCCTATCTCTTCTTTACAACAAGACATGGTGTATCAAAACGAACATCATTGTCTCAGTTTGCCAACATTCGAAACAATGGACTTATCGCTTTAAGTCTTCGTGATGAAGATGAACTGATGGCTGTCCGTTTAACCAATGGAGAAAAACAAATCATTATTGGAACGAAAAAAGGTATGCTGATTCGTTTTGATGAGACAGACGTTCGTGAAATGGGGCGTACGGCAGCTGGCGTGAAAGGAATTACGCTTTCTGAGGATGACATGGTCGTTGGGATGGAAATCCTTGAGCCAGGTGCAAACGTATTGATCGTAACCGAAAAAGGATATGGTAAGTTAACCCCTGAAAAAGAATACCGTGTTCAAAGTCGGGGCGGTAAAGGTCTTAAAACATGTAAAATCACTGACAACAATGGTCCGCTTGTCGCAGTGAAGGCGACGAATGCTGAAGCTGAAGAGGACTTGATGATTATTACAGGAAGTGGCGTAATCATTCGTATGGCCGTTTCAGACATTTCAACAACAGGTCGAGTCACTCAAGGTGTCCGCCTGATTCGTCTAGGTGATGATGAGCATGTCGCTACAGTGGCATTAGTTGAAAAATCACAAGAAAATGATGAAGAAAACGTAGAAACTATAGAGTCAGATCATGAGCAATCTGAGTAA
- the dnaN gene encoding DNA polymerase III subunit beta, whose protein sequence is MKFTIQKDRLVESVQDVLKAVSSRTTIPILTGIKIVASDEGVSLTGSDSDISIESFIPQRDGDLEVITIDRPGSIVLQARFFSEIVKKLPMATVEIEVEQNHLTIIRSGSAEFNLNGLDAEEYPHLPQIEEHHAFQIPTDLLKNLIRQTVFAVSTSETRPILTGVNWKVEKGELICTATDSHRLALRKAKLDINEESSYNVVIPGKSLTELSKILDDGQDLVSIVITETQVLFKAQNVLFFSRLLDGNYPDTARLIPQESKTDVVVNTKEFLQAIDRASLLAREGRNNVVKLSADPEQSLEISSNSPEIGKVVETVQADDIKGEELKISFSPKYMLDALKVLEGTEIHVSFTGAMRPFLLRTPNDDSILQLILPVRTY, encoded by the coding sequence ATGAAATTCACGATTCAAAAAGATCGTCTTGTCGAAAGTGTCCAAGATGTATTAAAGGCCGTTTCCTCTAGAACAACGATTCCTATTTTGACAGGGATTAAAATTGTTGCGTCTGATGAAGGGGTTTCTCTAACAGGAAGCGATTCTGATATCTCAATTGAATCTTTCATTCCTCAAAGAGATGGAGATTTAGAGGTTATCACGATTGACCGTCCGGGAAGTATTGTGCTTCAAGCCCGCTTCTTTAGTGAAATTGTAAAGAAACTACCTATGGCTACTGTCGAAATTGAAGTAGAACAAAATCACCTGACCATCATCCGCTCTGGTTCAGCGGAATTTAACTTAAACGGCTTAGATGCTGAAGAATATCCGCATCTTCCACAAATTGAAGAGCATCATGCATTTCAAATTCCGACGGATTTGCTTAAAAACTTAATTCGTCAAACTGTTTTTGCAGTGTCCACCTCAGAAACACGACCCATCTTGACAGGTGTAAACTGGAAGGTGGAAAAAGGTGAATTAATATGCACAGCGACGGATAGCCACCGTCTTGCTTTAAGAAAAGCGAAGTTAGATATTAACGAGGAAAGTTCGTATAATGTCGTGATTCCAGGGAAGAGTTTAACAGAGTTGAGTAAAATTCTTGATGATGGACAAGATCTTGTGAGTATCGTCATTACAGAAACGCAAGTTCTTTTTAAAGCACAAAACGTGCTGTTCTTCTCAAGACTGCTGGATGGTAATTATCCAGATACAGCTCGTCTGATCCCGCAAGAAAGTAAAACGGATGTCGTGGTCAACACGAAGGAGTTCCTTCAAGCCATTGATCGTGCATCACTTTTGGCAAGAGAAGGACGTAATAATGTCGTGAAACTGTCAGCTGATCCTGAACAAAGCCTTGAAATTTCTTCTAATTCGCCTGAGATCGGTAAAGTGGTGGAGACGGTTCAAGCAGATGACATTAAAGGGGAGGAGCTTAAAATCTCCTTCAGTCCAAAATATATGCTGGATGCATTAAAAGTATTAGAGGGAACAGAAATTCATGTAAGCTTCACTGGTGCAATGAGACCGTTCCTGCTGCGTACGCCGAATGATGATTCCATCTTACAATTGATTCTTCCGGTAAGAACGTATTAA
- a CDS encoding DUF370 domain-containing protein has translation MYIHLGDDCVVSTREIVAIVDYKMRSSSVVEEFLQKQEKHIISLSQGTPKSIVVTTESVYYSPLSSSTLKKRASFVIEIEV, from the coding sequence TTGTATATTCATTTAGGTGATGATTGTGTTGTTTCTACACGAGAGATTGTCGCAATTGTTGATTACAAAATGAGATCGTCTTCTGTTGTAGAAGAATTTCTACAAAAACAGGAGAAACATATCATTTCGTTATCACAAGGGACACCCAAATCCATTGTCGTCACAACTGAATCTGTTTATTACTCTCCTCTTTCCTCAAGCACGCTCAAAAAACGTGCTTCGTTTGTGATTGAAATTGAAGTCTAA
- the yaaA gene encoding S4 domain-containing protein YaaA produces the protein MPNLITIETEMITLGQFLKLAEVIQSGGMAKWFLSEHEVFINQEPDNRRGRKLYPGDVVEIEGYGTFQVVN, from the coding sequence ATGCCTAATCTTATAACTATTGAAACAGAAATGATTACATTAGGGCAGTTTTTGAAATTAGCCGAAGTCATCCAATCTGGCGGAATGGCCAAATGGTTTTTAAGTGAACATGAGGTGTTCATTAATCAAGAACCAGATAATAGACGGGGACGCAAACTATACCCAGGAGATGTTGTCGAGATTGAAGGTTACGGCACATTTCAAGTTGTGAATTAG
- the gyrB gene encoding DNA topoisomerase (ATP-hydrolyzing) subunit B produces the protein MEQQHNSYDENQIQVLEGLEAVRKRPGMYIGSTNAKGLHHLVWEIVDNSIDEALAGYCTEITVQIEKDNSITVKDNGRGIPVGIHEKMGRPAVEVIMTVLHAGGKFDGSGYKVSGGLHGVGASVVNALSTTLDVTVYRDGKIHYQQFKRGVPVGDLEVIGETDVTGTTTHFVPDPEIFTETIEFDYDTLANRVRELAFLTKGVNIIIEDLREGKERRNEYCYEGGIKSYVEHLNRSKEVVHEEPVYIEGEKDGITVEVALQYNDSYSSNIYSFANNINTYEGGTHEAGFKTGLTRVINDYARKNGVFKDGDSNLSGEDVREGLTAIISIKHPDPQFEGQTKTKLGNSEARTITDSLFSEALEKFLLENPDSAKKIVEKGLMAARARMAAKKARELTRRKSALEVSSLPGKLADCSSKDPSISELYIVEGDSAGGSAKQGRDRHFQAILPLRGKILNVEKARLDKILSNNEVRSMITALGTGIGEDFTLEKARYHKIVIMTDADVDGAHIRTLLLTFFYRYMREIIENGYVYIAQPPLYKVQQGKRVEYVYNDKQLDELLKTLPQTPKPGLQRYKGLGEMNATQLWETTMDPDARTLLQVTLEDAIDADETFEMLMGDKVEPRRNFIEENAQYVKNLDI, from the coding sequence ATGGAACAGCAACATAATAGTTATGATGAAAATCAGATACAGGTGCTTGAAGGGCTAGAAGCTGTTAGAAAACGTCCAGGAATGTACATTGGGTCAACCAATGCAAAGGGACTTCACCATCTTGTATGGGAAATTGTCGACAACAGTATTGATGAGGCATTAGCTGGTTATTGTACAGAGATTACAGTGCAAATTGAAAAAGATAACAGCATTACAGTAAAAGATAATGGCCGCGGGATTCCTGTTGGAATTCATGAGAAAATGGGGCGTCCTGCCGTAGAGGTCATTATGACTGTTCTTCACGCTGGCGGTAAATTCGACGGCAGTGGGTATAAAGTATCAGGCGGTCTGCATGGTGTAGGGGCATCTGTTGTAAATGCATTATCTACTACCTTAGACGTGACTGTATACCGTGACGGAAAAATTCACTATCAGCAGTTCAAACGCGGCGTTCCTGTGGGAGATTTAGAGGTTATTGGTGAAACAGATGTAACCGGGACAACCACTCACTTTGTGCCAGATCCAGAAATTTTCACGGAAACCATTGAATTTGATTACGATACACTTGCCAACCGTGTTCGTGAGTTAGCTTTCTTAACAAAAGGTGTCAACATCATCATTGAAGACTTGCGTGAAGGCAAAGAGCGGAGAAATGAATACTGCTACGAAGGCGGTATTAAGAGCTATGTAGAACATTTAAACCGCTCAAAAGAAGTCGTTCATGAAGAACCTGTTTACATCGAAGGTGAGAAAGACGGAATTACGGTTGAAGTGGCATTACAATACAACGATTCCTATTCAAGCAATATCTATTCCTTCGCCAACAATATCAACACGTATGAAGGCGGAACACACGAAGCTGGCTTTAAAACCGGTCTAACGCGTGTCATCAATGATTATGCTCGTAAAAATGGTGTGTTCAAAGATGGGGATTCGAATTTAAGTGGTGAAGATGTGCGAGAAGGCTTAACAGCCATTATCTCCATCAAACATCCAGACCCTCAATTCGAAGGACAAACGAAGACAAAGCTTGGGAACTCAGAAGCGAGAACCATCACAGACTCCCTTTTCTCTGAAGCACTTGAGAAATTCTTGCTTGAAAATCCTGATTCTGCGAAAAAAATTGTGGAAAAAGGACTGATGGCGGCTCGTGCAAGAATGGCTGCCAAAAAGGCTCGTGAGCTGACAAGACGTAAAAGTGCACTGGAAGTCTCCAGCTTACCTGGGAAACTGGCGGACTGTTCCTCTAAAGATCCTTCCATCTCTGAACTCTATATTGTAGAGGGGGATTCTGCGGGCGGATCTGCTAAGCAAGGCCGTGATCGTCACTTCCAAGCGATCTTACCGTTAAGAGGGAAAATCCTAAACGTAGAAAAAGCTCGTTTAGATAAAATTTTATCGAACAACGAGGTTCGTTCAATGATTACAGCGTTAGGAACTGGAATCGGAGAAGACTTTACTTTAGAGAAAGCACGCTATCACAAAATTGTGATCATGACAGATGCCGATGTGGATGGAGCACACATTCGAACGCTGCTCTTAACATTCTTCTATCGCTACATGCGTGAAATCATTGAAAACGGTTATGTGTATATTGCGCAGCCGCCTTTATATAAAGTGCAGCAAGGAAAACGTGTGGAGTACGTGTATAATGATAAACAGCTGGATGAGCTGTTAAAAACACTTCCTCAAACACCAAAGCCTGGACTTCAGCGTTATAAAGGTCTTGGAGAAATGAATGCTACTCAGCTTTGGGAAACAACAATGGACCCTGATGCGAGAACACTTCTTCAAGTTACACTTGAGGATGCGATTGATGCTGATGAGACATTTGAAATGCTGATGGGAGATAAAGTAGAACCGAGACGAAACTTTATCGAAGAAAATGCGCAATACGTGAAAAACCTTGATATTTAG